From Calothrix sp. PCC 6303, a single genomic window includes:
- a CDS encoding pentapeptide repeat-containing protein, with amino-acid sequence MSIDELLVRYQSGERSFKGINLIGTYLNGVDLSGADFQGASICEADLSKAILVGTNLTEASLIRTNLSGADLSGADLSGAKLFEAKLNGANLKGAKLKMADLIDADLSDAELVEANLYGAYLDGATWEGATMPDGRSHK; translated from the coding sequence ATGAGTATAGATGAGCTTTTAGTTAGGTATCAATCTGGAGAACGAAGTTTTAAAGGCATTAATTTAATTGGAACCTATTTAAACGGAGTAGATTTAAGCGGAGCCGATTTTCAAGGGGCTTCGATTTGTGAGGCTGATTTAAGTAAAGCAATTTTAGTTGGTACTAACTTAACGGAGGCATCTTTAATTAGAACAAATTTGAGTGGTGCTGATTTAAGTGGTGCTGATTTAAGTGGTGCAAAACTATTTGAAGCCAAGCTGAATGGGGCTAATCTTAAAGGAGCAAAGCTGAAGATGGCAGATTTAATTGATGCTGACTTAAGTGATGCAGAGTTAGTAGAGGCAAATTTGTATGGCGCATATTTAGATGGTGCAACCTGGGAAGGTGCAACTATGCCAGATGGTAGATCTCACAAGTAA
- a CDS encoding LOG family protein: MTSETSFDILDSLQTDIAELIERLPSLKNRQFIQQALSTILRLTDTELERIDWKILSSSLADMERGFELFHTYRHVRKVTIFGSARLASETPEYKMAADFARNVAQLGFMVMTGGGGGIMQAGNEGAGRENSFGLNIQLPFEQSANPIIEGDPKLINFKYFFTRKLFLLKESDAVAAFAGGFGTQDEAFECMTLSQTGKFGPVPLVLIDHPGGDYWRSWSEYIDKHLLQTGLVSPDDPNLYTITDNLEVACNAITSFYQVYHSSRYVAGKLIIRLKTDISDAELDQLNINFSSILIKGKIERTQALSQEGQDETAELPRLILHFNQRDLGKLYEMIATINRMGKPSAEDIAHPELK; encoded by the coding sequence ATGACATCGGAAACGTCGTTTGATATTTTAGATTCTCTCCAAACGGATATTGCAGAATTAATTGAGCGCTTACCGTCATTAAAAAATCGGCAATTCATCCAGCAAGCCTTATCAACTATTTTACGCCTGACAGATACCGAACTTGAACGAATAGACTGGAAAATACTATCTTCTTCCTTGGCAGATATGGAACGTGGTTTTGAACTTTTCCATACTTACCGCCATGTACGTAAAGTCACAATTTTTGGTTCCGCACGGCTAGCATCAGAAACTCCAGAATACAAAATGGCGGCTGATTTTGCCCGCAATGTTGCCCAATTAGGATTTATGGTCATGACTGGGGGTGGTGGCGGAATTATGCAAGCTGGAAATGAAGGTGCTGGACGAGAAAATTCCTTTGGTTTAAATATTCAGCTTCCCTTTGAACAAAGTGCAAATCCGATAATTGAGGGAGACCCCAAATTAATTAACTTTAAATATTTCTTTACTAGGAAATTATTTCTACTCAAAGAAAGTGATGCAGTCGCTGCATTTGCTGGCGGATTTGGAACCCAAGACGAAGCTTTTGAATGTATGACTTTGAGCCAAACAGGTAAATTTGGTCCTGTACCTTTAGTACTAATTGATCATCCAGGTGGTGATTACTGGCGTTCTTGGAGTGAATATATAGATAAGCATCTACTGCAAACAGGCTTAGTCAGTCCAGATGACCCCAATCTCTACACAATTACAGATAACTTAGAAGTTGCCTGCAATGCCATCACCAGCTTTTATCAGGTTTATCATTCTAGCCGCTATGTAGCAGGTAAACTAATAATTAGACTTAAAACTGATATATCTGATGCGGAACTCGACCAACTAAATATTAACTTTAGTAGTATCCTCATCAAAGGAAAAATTGAAAGAACCCAAGCATTATCTCAAGAAGGACAAGACGAAACTGCTGAATTACCCCGTTTAATCCTACATTTCAATCAGCGTGATTTAGGAAAACTCTATGAGATGATTGCTACAATCAATCGTATGGGTAAACCATCCGCAGAAGATATTGCACATCCAGAATTGAAATAA
- a CDS encoding pentapeptide repeat-containing protein: MKVKLLAILTLAAPLVFSSAVQAENPQQVQRLLQTGECIKCNLSGADLTGAHLIGSDLRGANLKGANLSRANIEGADLTGANLEGANLSSTFATNVNFKQADLDRVNFSNAKIHNSNVYQASMNDMTLDGADIAETGIGVGGEDVTIPDWD, encoded by the coding sequence ATGAAAGTGAAGCTATTGGCTATTTTAACCCTGGCAGCACCCCTAGTATTTAGTAGCGCAGTTCAGGCAGAAAACCCACAGCAAGTACAGCGTCTCTTACAGACAGGCGAGTGCATCAAATGCAATCTGTCGGGCGCTGACTTAACAGGCGCTCACTTAATTGGATCTGATTTACGTGGTGCAAACCTAAAGGGCGCTAACTTATCAAGAGCGAACATCGAAGGCGCTGACTTGACAGGTGCTAACCTAGAAGGTGCTAATCTCAGTTCCACCTTTGCCACCAATGTCAACTTTAAACAAGCAGACCTTGACAGAGTTAACTTTAGTAACGCTAAAATCCATAATTCCAACGTCTACCAAGCATCAATGAACGACATGACTCTTGATGGAGCCGATATCGCTGAGACAGGAATCGGTGTTGGAGGTGAAGACGTTACCATACCTGACTGGGATTAA
- a CDS encoding alpha/beta fold hydrolase, with protein sequence MTNQWQHEYIYTNGIGLHYVTQGEGELMLMLHGFPEFWYSWRHQISEFAKYYKVVALDLRGYNDSDKPTQKSAYTMNEFIKDIQGVITGLGYDKCILVAHDWGGAIAWNFAHTFPEMLNQLIILNLPHPAKFGQGLRTFQQLQKSWYIFLFQLPLLPEFLIRLSNYKLIGSIFTKTAVNQSTFPMDDINAYKEAAAKPGALTAMLNYYRNIFQQNTFGHQWKLIEVSTLIIWGENDMALGKELTYGTETYVRDLQIKYIPNCSHWVQQEEPQLVNQYIREFLSITAQ encoded by the coding sequence ATGACAAACCAATGGCAACACGAATACATATATACTAACGGCATCGGACTCCACTACGTCACCCAGGGAGAAGGTGAATTAATGTTGATGCTACACGGATTTCCCGAATTTTGGTATTCATGGCGGCATCAAATTAGTGAATTTGCTAAATACTACAAAGTAGTTGCTTTAGATTTACGAGGATACAACGACAGCGATAAACCCACTCAAAAATCTGCCTACACCATGAATGAGTTTATCAAAGATATTCAAGGAGTAATTACAGGGTTAGGATATGACAAATGTATTTTAGTGGCACATGATTGGGGTGGTGCAATTGCTTGGAATTTCGCGCATACTTTCCCCGAAATGTTAAATCAACTAATTATCCTTAACTTGCCTCATCCCGCAAAGTTTGGACAAGGTTTACGCACCTTTCAACAGTTACAAAAAAGCTGGTACATATTTCTATTCCAGCTACCATTACTACCAGAATTTTTAATTAGACTTTCAAATTATAAATTAATTGGATCCATATTCACAAAAACAGCAGTTAATCAAAGCACTTTCCCGATGGATGATATAAATGCCTATAAAGAAGCAGCTGCTAAACCTGGAGCTTTAACAGCAATGCTTAACTATTATCGGAATATTTTCCAACAAAACACATTTGGACATCAATGGAAATTAATCGAAGTTTCCACACTTATTATTTGGGGTGAAAACGATATGGCATTAGGAAAAGAACTTACCTATGGTACTGAAACCTATGTCCGAGATCTACAAATCAAATATATTCCCAATTGTAGTCATTGGGTGCAACAAGAAGAACCCCAATTAGTTAATCAGTATATACGTGAATTTCTCAGTATTACCGCACAATAG
- a CDS encoding glycoside hydrolase family 10 protein gives MSNPEIRGVWLTTTDSHVLDSQANIVEAMEFIADTGFNVVFPVVWNQGVTQYPSEVMQENFGISINPLYQERDPLAEVVEAAHGVGLKVIPWFEYGFACSYNSQGGRIIAEKPLWAARDRSGNLLKKNGFEWMNALDPDVQNFMSSLILEVASNYDVDGIQGDDRLPALPTEGGYDDVTCDRYRRQFGVNPPHHQVPQWLQWRADILTEFWASLYQQLKAIKPNLIVSMSPNVHDWAFKEYLQDTPTWLRRGIVDMIHPQIYRRDFPSYKAVLDRIIKDKYLNIYLSRFAPGILAKVGSYRISGDDLLKVLKYNRESAIHGEVFFFYEGLRENNDELAKILKETYYAESAELPNIN, from the coding sequence ATGAGTAATCCAGAAATTCGGGGAGTTTGGTTAACTACAACTGATAGTCATGTTCTTGATTCCCAAGCAAATATTGTTGAAGCAATGGAGTTTATTGCTGATACTGGTTTTAATGTTGTTTTCCCGGTTGTGTGGAATCAGGGTGTCACTCAATATCCTAGCGAAGTGATGCAGGAAAATTTTGGGATTAGCATTAATCCATTATACCAAGAGCGGGATCCCTTGGCTGAGGTTGTGGAAGCTGCACACGGGGTAGGTTTGAAGGTGATACCTTGGTTTGAATATGGCTTTGCTTGTTCTTATAATTCTCAGGGAGGAAGAATAATTGCAGAAAAGCCGCTTTGGGCTGCACGCGATCGCAGTGGTAATCTATTGAAGAAAAATGGTTTTGAATGGATGAATGCTTTGGATCCGGATGTTCAAAACTTTATGTCAAGTTTAATACTTGAGGTTGCGAGTAATTACGATGTGGATGGCATCCAGGGAGATGACCGTTTACCAGCCTTACCAACGGAAGGTGGCTATGATGATGTTACATGCGATCGCTATCGTCGGCAATTTGGTGTTAATCCTCCCCACCATCAGGTTCCACAATGGTTACAGTGGCGTGCTGATATTTTGACGGAGTTTTGGGCAAGTCTTTATCAACAACTCAAGGCAATTAAGCCTAATTTAATTGTTTCTATGTCTCCCAATGTCCATGATTGGGCTTTTAAGGAATATTTGCAAGATACTCCTACATGGTTACGACGGGGAATTGTGGATATGATTCATCCCCAAATTTATCGTCGTGATTTTCCTAGTTATAAAGCTGTTTTGGACAGGATAATTAAGGATAAGTATTTGAATATATATCTATCTAGATTTGCACCGGGAATTCTGGCTAAAGTTGGTTCTTACAGAATTAGTGGAGATGATTTATTGAAGGTGTTAAAGTACAATCGTGAATCTGCCATCCATGGTGAAGTTTTCTTCTTTTATGAAGGTTTACGAGAAAATAACGATGAATTGGCTAAAATTCTTAAAGAGACTTATTATGCTGAATCTGCTGAGTTGCCAAATATTAACTAA
- a CDS encoding histone deacetylase family protein, whose amino-acid sequence MPFPIIYSDEFLDHLTGVGHPEKPQRLRAITDYLHTSKFSSQLEWKLPTPVSERDTMSLISQIHQPEYIQKLAQISSSGGGYLDYETIVSPRSYEVALLAVNAWVDGVDIVLETGKPSFVLARPPGHHAERETGMGFCLFSNAAIASVYALSKPDINRVAILDWDVHHGNGTQAIVETNPQIIYCSLHQYPCYPGTGKYTERGFHQNVLNLPIPPGSNITTYKSAFEKSVVPFIQDFNPDLLIISAGYDANAADELAQINLQPQDYGLFTEYCLGITSKILFGLEGGYDLDALAQSVIATIEKCLPVACG is encoded by the coding sequence ATGCCATTCCCAATTATCTATTCCGACGAGTTTCTGGATCACCTAACTGGTGTAGGTCATCCAGAAAAACCTCAGCGTCTACGTGCCATTACAGATTATTTACATACCAGTAAATTTAGCTCACAACTGGAATGGAAATTACCGACACCAGTAAGTGAACGTGATACTATGTCGTTAATATCACAAATACATCAACCAGAATATATTCAGAAATTAGCCCAAATATCTAGTTCAGGCGGTGGTTATCTGGATTATGAAACCATAGTATCTCCACGCAGTTATGAAGTAGCATTATTGGCAGTTAACGCTTGGGTAGATGGCGTTGATATCGTCCTGGAAACTGGAAAACCCAGCTTTGTTTTAGCACGTCCACCTGGACACCATGCTGAAAGAGAAACAGGAATGGGATTCTGTCTATTTTCCAATGCAGCGATCGCATCCGTCTACGCACTCAGCAAACCCGATATCAACCGTGTTGCCATCCTCGATTGGGATGTCCACCACGGTAACGGCACCCAAGCAATCGTTGAAACCAACCCCCAAATTATTTACTGTTCACTCCACCAATATCCCTGTTATCCAGGAACTGGAAAGTATACTGAACGGGGATTTCATCAAAATGTTCTGAATTTGCCCATTCCCCCCGGTAGTAACATCACCACCTACAAATCAGCATTTGAGAAATCTGTAGTCCCATTTATCCAGGATTTTAACCCTGATTTACTCATCATCAGCGCTGGTTATGACGCAAATGCAGCCGATGAACTTGCCCAAATCAACCTTCAACCCCAAGATTACGGCTTATTTACCGAATATTGTCTGGGAATCACTAGTAAAATCCTATTTGGTTTAGAAGGTGGTTATGATTTAGATGCTTTAGCACAATCAGTTATTGCCACAATCGAAAAATGTTTACCTGTAGCTTGTGGGTAA
- the gyrA gene encoding DNA topoisomerase (ATP-hydrolyzing) subunit A has protein sequence MTTSQERIIPTDLRNEMSRSYLEYAMSVIVGRALPDARDGLKPVHRRILYAMHELGLMSDRPFRKCARVVGEVLGKYHPHGDTAVYDALVRMAQDFSMRSPLISGHGNFGSVDNDPPAAMRYTECRLQALTSAALLQDIESETVDFADNFDGSQQEPTVLPARIPQLLLNGSSGIAVGMATNIPPHNLGELIDGLVQLIHNPEMTTAELMQYIHGPDFPTGAQILGTSGIKEAYLTGRGSITMRGVANIETIEQRNRPDREAIIITELPYQTNKAALIEKIAELVNEKRLEGIADIRDESDRDGMRIVIELKRDAYPRVVLNNLYKLTPIQANFGANMLALVNGEPQVLELKQFLQVFLDFRVEAITRRTQYELRKAEERDHLLQGLLIALARLDSIIALIRQSADSPTAKGELITGYGLSEVQADAILQMQLRRLTALEADKISHEHEALQVSIADLQDILARRERILEIIETEVTLIKTAHATPRRTIITHGEGDLEDIDLIANEKAIILVTQQGYIKRMPVNTFESQNRATRGKAAAKVKDDDNIEHFLTCCDHDSVLFFSDRGVVYSLRAYQIPVSSRTSRGTPIVQMLPIPKEEKITSVVHVDEFSSEEYLVMLTRGGNIKKTALEAFSHIRSNGLIAISLEEGDQLRWVRRAKPEDSVLIGSRQGMAIHFRCNHSQLRPLGRATRGVKSMKLKKGDELVGMDILPAAILEKIAPVEEVEGEEIENLDEVLEVENEEVIEADPQGLWVLVITMGGYGKRVPVAQFRLQNRAGQGLMATKFKNKKSKDKLAALHIVNHDDEIMMVTSRGIIIRQAVNAISVQSRSATGVRVQRLDEDDALTGVAVVPPDTAEMTELAEGEEE, from the coding sequence ATGACAACCTCTCAGGAGAGGATTATCCCAACCGACCTACGGAACGAGATGTCCAGGTCTTACCTTGAGTATGCGATGAGCGTCATCGTTGGTAGGGCTTTACCAGATGCCAGGGATGGTCTCAAACCCGTGCATCGCCGTATTCTCTATGCTATGCACGAGTTGGGGTTAATGTCAGACCGCCCTTTCCGGAAGTGCGCCCGTGTCGTGGGGGAAGTTTTGGGTAAGTATCACCCCCATGGTGACACGGCGGTATATGATGCTTTGGTGCGGATGGCGCAGGATTTTTCCATGCGATCGCCTTTGATATCGGGTCATGGTAATTTCGGTTCGGTAGATAATGACCCCCCGGCGGCGATGCGGTACACAGAGTGTCGTTTGCAAGCTTTGACGAGTGCGGCACTCCTTCAAGATATTGAGTCAGAAACTGTTGATTTTGCCGACAACTTTGATGGTTCACAGCAAGAACCCACAGTTCTTCCAGCCAGGATTCCCCAACTCCTACTCAATGGCTCTTCGGGGATTGCGGTGGGAATGGCAACAAATATCCCTCCCCACAACTTAGGCGAATTAATCGATGGTTTGGTGCAACTAATTCACAACCCGGAAATGACTACCGCCGAGTTGATGCAGTATATCCATGGTCCTGATTTTCCCACAGGAGCGCAAATTCTCGGGACATCGGGGATCAAAGAGGCTTATCTCACTGGACGCGGATCAATCACAATGCGCGGGGTGGCAAACATTGAAACCATCGAACAGCGCAATCGTCCCGACAGAGAAGCAATTATCATCACCGAGTTGCCCTATCAAACCAACAAAGCTGCACTCATAGAAAAAATTGCCGAGTTGGTAAATGAGAAACGACTAGAAGGAATTGCTGACATCCGCGACGAAAGCGATCGTGATGGGATGCGAATCGTGATTGAATTAAAACGCGATGCCTATCCCCGTGTTGTCCTCAATAATCTCTACAAATTAACGCCAATCCAAGCCAATTTTGGCGCGAATATGTTGGCTTTAGTAAATGGGGAACCCCAAGTTCTCGAACTGAAGCAGTTTTTACAGGTATTCCTCGATTTCCGCGTCGAAGCAATTACCCGTCGAACTCAATATGAACTCCGCAAAGCCGAAGAACGAGATCACCTCCTCCAAGGTTTGCTGATTGCATTGGCACGACTTGATTCCATCATCGCTTTAATTCGGCAATCGGCAGATTCACCTACGGCAAAGGGCGAATTAATTACTGGTTATGGACTCTCAGAAGTTCAAGCAGATGCCATTCTCCAGATGCAATTGCGACGACTCACTGCGCTGGAAGCTGACAAAATTAGTCATGAACACGAAGCTTTACAGGTATCAATTGCCGATTTACAAGATATTTTAGCCAGACGCGAACGGATTCTCGAAATTATCGAGACTGAAGTCACCCTAATTAAGACAGCCCACGCGACACCACGACGGACAATTATTACCCACGGGGAAGGTGATTTAGAAGACATTGACCTCATCGCTAACGAGAAGGCAATTATTTTAGTCACCCAACAGGGCTACATTAAGCGGATGCCTGTAAATACCTTTGAATCGCAAAACCGCGCCACTAGGGGTAAAGCTGCTGCCAAGGTGAAAGATGACGATAATATCGAGCATTTCTTAACTTGCTGTGACCACGATAGCGTGTTGTTTTTTAGCGATCGCGGTGTCGTTTACAGCCTCAGAGCCTACCAAATTCCCGTAAGTTCCCGGACAAGTAGGGGAACTCCCATTGTGCAAATGCTACCCATTCCCAAAGAGGAAAAAATTACCTCGGTGGTGCATGTGGATGAATTTAGCAGTGAAGAATATTTGGTGATGCTGACAAGGGGTGGCAACATTAAAAAGACTGCCTTGGAAGCTTTTAGTCATATTCGTTCCAACGGTTTGATTGCTATTTCCCTAGAAGAAGGTGATCAATTACGCTGGGTACGTCGGGCAAAACCTGAAGACAGCGTTTTAATTGGTTCTCGTCAGGGTATGGCGATTCACTTCCGCTGCAATCACTCCCAATTACGTCCCCTAGGTAGGGCAACCCGTGGCGTGAAGTCCATGAAGTTGAAAAAAGGCGATGAATTGGTGGGGATGGATATTCTCCCAGCCGCAATTCTGGAGAAAATTGCCCCAGTAGAAGAGGTTGAGGGAGAAGAAATCGAAAACCTAGATGAGGTTTTAGAGGTTGAAAATGAGGAAGTAATTGAAGCTGATCCCCAAGGTCTTTGGGTATTAGTAATTACCATGGGTGGTTACGGTAAACGCGTACCTGTAGCTCAGTTCCGTCTCCAAAACCGTGCAGGGCAAGGGTTGATGGCAACTAAGTTTAAGAATAAGAAGAGTAAGGATAAGCTGGCGGCACTCCATATTGTCAATCATGATGATGAAATTATGATGGTGACTAGTCGGGGAATTATTATTCGCCAAGCTGTGAATGCTATTTCTGTTCAATCCCGTTCTGCAACTGGTGTGCGGGTGCAACGTCTGGATGAGGATGATGCGTTAACTGGGGTTGCTGTGGTTCCTCCCGATACTGCGGAAATGACTGAATTGGCTGAGGGTGAGGAGGAGTAG
- the lnt gene encoding apolipoprotein N-acyltransferase — MPQRRGRERGREGERGGWGELFALLGGVLMGVTVAPFNVWFLAWVALSPLWVLVREGCEDSGLKWWRFLVYPALWGVGYHGLALFWITGIHPMTWMGIPWLTSLAIAFLCWVLITLWGVALVSVWAVLFRLSHRGKSLPIFSSVIIGTALWCALEQFWSMGALWWTSISYTQSPYNLVILHLGQLSGTSAVTGAIVAVNALLAEGWLRRRTIKLPFYLPPLGLCLILHAVGYGLYLTPLAESVETALKVGVIQGNIGNDIKLSPVGFQRAIAGYTKGYIRLVDEGVNAVLTPEGALPFFLRDIKNSNLVAAIKEKGITAWVGGFGERGTSYNNSLFTFTATGEVFSRYDKHKLVPVGEYIPFEEILGGIINRLSPLEAHQVPGAENQIFDTPFGRAIVGICYESAFPEQFRRQAAAGGEFILSAANNAHYSVAMPAQHHAQDIMRAIESDRWAVRATNTGYSGFVNPHGKTLWISGHNTYETHAETIYRRQSKTLYVRWGNWLTPLLLILGILILGLRQYRQVKS; from the coding sequence GTGCCGCAGAGAAGAGGAAGAGAGAGGGGGAGAGAGGGGGAGAGAGGGGGATGGGGAGAATTATTTGCTTTGCTGGGTGGGGTGTTGATGGGTGTTACTGTCGCACCCTTTAATGTGTGGTTTTTGGCTTGGGTGGCTTTAAGTCCTTTGTGGGTTTTGGTGCGGGAAGGGTGTGAAGATTCTGGTTTGAAGTGGTGGAGGTTTTTGGTTTATCCGGCGCTTTGGGGTGTTGGTTATCACGGTTTGGCTTTATTCTGGATTACTGGGATTCATCCGATGACTTGGATGGGTATACCTTGGTTGACTAGTTTAGCGATCGCGTTTTTGTGTTGGGTATTGATTACACTGTGGGGTGTGGCTTTAGTTTCTGTTTGGGCTGTTTTATTCCGGCTTAGTCATCGGGGTAAGTCGTTGCCAATTTTCTCTTCTGTGATTATTGGAACTGCCCTATGGTGTGCTTTGGAACAGTTTTGGAGTATGGGTGCTTTGTGGTGGACTTCGATTTCTTACACCCAGTCTCCGTATAATCTTGTAATTCTACATTTGGGACAGTTGTCGGGAACTAGTGCGGTAACTGGGGCAATTGTTGCTGTAAATGCTTTGCTGGCTGAGGGTTGGTTACGTAGAAGAACCATTAAATTACCTTTTTATTTACCTCCTTTGGGTTTATGTTTGATACTTCATGCAGTGGGTTATGGGTTGTATCTCACCCCCCTAGCTGAATCAGTAGAGACAGCTTTGAAGGTGGGAGTGATTCAGGGGAATATCGGTAATGATATTAAGCTGTCACCTGTCGGATTTCAACGTGCGATCGCTGGATACACTAAAGGGTATATTCGATTAGTGGATGAAGGTGTAAATGCTGTTTTGACTCCCGAAGGTGCTTTACCGTTTTTTCTCCGGGATATCAAAAATAGTAATTTGGTTGCAGCAATTAAGGAAAAAGGTATAACCGCTTGGGTTGGTGGATTTGGTGAACGCGGCACCAGTTACAATAATAGTCTGTTTACTTTTACAGCAACTGGTGAGGTATTTAGCCGCTACGACAAACACAAATTAGTTCCCGTCGGAGAATATATTCCTTTTGAAGAGATATTGGGGGGAATTATTAATCGTTTGTCACCCTTGGAAGCACACCAAGTTCCCGGTGCAGAAAATCAGATATTTGATACGCCGTTTGGACGGGCAATTGTGGGAATTTGCTACGAATCAGCCTTTCCTGAGCAATTCCGTCGTCAAGCTGCCGCTGGCGGAGAATTTATCCTGAGTGCGGCAAATAATGCCCATTACAGTGTTGCCATGCCAGCGCAGCACCATGCCCAAGATATCATGCGCGCCATCGAAAGCGATCGCTGGGCAGTCAGAGCGACTAATACAGGTTACTCTGGTTTTGTTAACCCTCATGGTAAAACTTTGTGGATTTCCGGACACAACACCTACGAAACCCACGCAGAGACAATTTACCGTCGTCAGAGTAAAACACTATATGTGCGTTGGGGCAACTGGTTAACGCCTCTATTGTTAATTTTGGGAATATTGATTTTGGGTTTGAGGCAGTACAGGCAGGTCAAAAGTTAA
- a CDS encoding ferritin-like domain-containing protein, producing the protein MRELDQKKAIDLLNTIMEFELAGVVRYTHYSLMVTGPNRIPIVTFFQAQATESLLHAQQAGEILTGLDGHPSLKIAPMEESYQHSVKDILSESVGHEKKALELYKSLLEIVEGASIYLEEFAKTMIGQEELHSIELKKMLRDFS; encoded by the coding sequence ATGCGTGAACTAGATCAAAAGAAAGCAATTGATTTGCTGAATACGATTATGGAATTTGAATTAGCGGGTGTTGTTCGCTACACTCACTACTCTTTAATGGTGACAGGTCCTAATCGAATTCCTATTGTGACTTTTTTCCAAGCACAAGCTACAGAATCTTTATTACATGCACAACAAGCGGGTGAAATTCTGACTGGTTTGGATGGACATCCTAGTTTGAAAATAGCCCCGATGGAAGAATCATACCAACATTCTGTTAAGGATATTTTATCGGAAAGTGTAGGACATGAAAAGAAAGCACTAGAACTCTATAAATCTTTATTAGAAATTGTCGAAGGTGCTAGCATTTATCTAGAAGAATTTGCAAAAACCATGATTGGACAGGAAGAATTGCATAGTATAGAGTTGAAAAAAATGCTCCGTGATTTTAGTTAG